One genomic window of Evansella cellulosilytica DSM 2522 includes the following:
- a CDS encoding cyclase family protein, producing the protein MKVYDISSAIFEGMPVYKNKPEKQPKIETVTNGHVTESRLSLDVHTGTHIDSPLHMINDGDTFETIDIEKLVGQSKVFDLTSVKDKITASDIENLDIQANDFVLFKTTNSDDEEFNFDFVFVAEDAAKFLADKGVRGVGVDALGVERAQPGHPTHKALFGNDVIVIEGLRLAEVEAGNYFMVAAPLKLQGTDASPARVLLFDELK; encoded by the coding sequence ATGAAGGTTTACGATATTAGTTCAGCAATTTTTGAAGGTATGCCAGTTTATAAAAACAAACCGGAAAAGCAGCCGAAAATTGAAACTGTAACGAATGGACATGTCACTGAATCACGCTTAAGCTTAGACGTACATACTGGAACACACATCGATTCACCGCTACATATGATTAACGACGGTGACACATTTGAAACGATCGACATCGAAAAGCTTGTTGGCCAAAGTAAAGTATTTGATTTAACATCCGTAAAAGATAAAATCACAGCTAGTGATATTGAAAACTTAGATATTCAAGCTAACGATTTTGTTTTATTTAAAACAACAAACTCTGACGATGAAGAATTTAATTTTGACTTCGTCTTCGTAGCAGAAGATGCTGCTAAATTTTTAGCTGACAAAGGTGTACGAGGCGTTGGTGTGGATGCTTTAGGTGTCGAACGTGCACAACCAGGACACCCAACTCACAAAGCTTTATTCGGCAACGACGTCATTGTTATCGAAGGTCTTCGCTTAGCGGAGGTAGAAGCAGGTAACTACTTCATGGTTGCTGCTCCACTTAAGCTACAAGGAACAGATGCATCACCAGCAAGAGTGCTTCTATTTGACGAATTAAAATAA
- the gndA gene encoding NADP-dependent phosphogluconate dehydrogenase: MTKQQIGVVGVGVMGKSLALNFESKGYSVALYDISAERVKEIADEHKDKNVLGTYSVEEFVSSLESPRKIMLMVQAGEVTDLAIESLLPHLAKDDILIDGGNTYYPDTIRRNKYLEEKGINFIGAGVSGGEEGALKGPAIMPSGQEEAYNLVRPMFEAIAAKVDGDPCVTYIGPGGAGHYVKMVHNGIEYGDMQLICEAYSLMKNVLGLSNEEMHEVFSEWNKGELDSYLIEITADIFTKKDEETGEYIVDLILDTAGQKGTGKWTSTNALDLGVPLPIITESVFARFLSAMKDERVQASKLLSGPDKGAFTGDKKEMIEAIRKALYMSKLCSYAQGFAQLKAASEENDWNLQYGNIAMIFRGGCIIRAGFLQNIKDAYDRNPELPNLLMDDYFRNIVESYQGALREVITLAVQAGVPVPGLSGAISYYDSYRSERLPANLLQAQRDYFGAHTYQRVDKEGTFHTEWLK; this comes from the coding sequence ATGACAAAACAGCAAATCGGTGTCGTAGGCGTTGGAGTGATGGGGAAAAGCTTAGCTTTAAACTTTGAAAGTAAAGGTTATTCCGTAGCGCTATATGACATATCCGCAGAAAGAGTAAAAGAAATTGCAGATGAGCACAAAGATAAAAATGTTTTAGGTACATATAGTGTCGAGGAGTTTGTGAGCTCGTTAGAAAGCCCTCGCAAAATTATGTTAATGGTACAGGCAGGAGAAGTAACAGATTTAGCAATTGAGTCATTACTTCCTCACTTAGCGAAGGATGATATTTTAATCGATGGGGGTAACACGTACTATCCAGATACAATCCGTCGAAATAAATATTTAGAAGAGAAAGGCATTAACTTCATCGGTGCTGGTGTATCTGGTGGTGAAGAGGGAGCACTTAAGGGTCCAGCGATTATGCCTAGTGGTCAAGAGGAAGCGTATAACCTTGTACGCCCGATGTTTGAAGCTATCGCTGCAAAAGTAGATGGAGATCCTTGTGTTACGTACATTGGACCTGGTGGTGCTGGTCACTACGTGAAAATGGTGCACAATGGCATTGAATATGGAGATATGCAGTTAATTTGTGAAGCATATTCTTTAATGAAAAATGTGTTAGGGCTATCGAATGAAGAGATGCATGAAGTTTTCTCTGAATGGAATAAAGGTGAATTAGATAGCTATCTCATAGAAATAACAGCCGACATTTTCACTAAAAAGGATGAGGAAACTGGTGAATATATCGTCGACCTTATTTTAGATACGGCTGGCCAAAAAGGAACAGGTAAATGGACGAGCACGAACGCATTAGATCTAGGAGTTCCATTACCAATTATTACTGAATCTGTATTTGCTCGTTTCTTGTCTGCTATGAAAGACGAGCGTGTCCAAGCGAGTAAGCTTTTAAGTGGTCCTGATAAGGGAGCATTCACTGGTGATAAAAAAGAAATGATCGAAGCTATTCGTAAAGCGTTATATATGAGTAAGCTTTGCTCTTATGCACAAGGCTTTGCACAGCTCAAGGCTGCTTCAGAAGAAAACGACTGGAACTTACAATACGGTAATATTGCGATGATTTTCCGAGGTGGCTGTATTATTCGAGCTGGCTTCTTACAAAACATTAAAGATGCTTATGATCGTAATCCCGAGCTTCCGAACTTGTTGATGGATGATTATTTCCGCAATATTGTTGAAAGTTATCAAGGCGCATTGCGTGAAGTAATTACACTAGCTGTTCAAGCTGGTGTTCCTGTACCAGGTCTTTCTGGTGCAATTTCGTACTATGACAGCTATCGCTCAGAACGTCTCCCTGCGAACCTATTGCAGGCACAAAGAGACTACTTCGGTGCTCACACATATCAACGTGTAGACAAAGAAGGTACATTCCATACAGAGTGGTTGAAGTAA
- a CDS encoding L,D-transpeptidase family protein, producing the protein MKKGFILLSVISLVLSFFFSPSVSAISNNQFIIINKASNELAFFEDSKLQKVFSVGTGRENSMTPEGTFKIVNKIKNRPYYSGNIAGGDPQNPLGDRWLGINARGTWGTTYAIHGNNDASSIGGYVSAGCVRMHNSEVHWLYDRVKINTPVIITNSSQSFAAIAEMHGYTVTSSESSSSEVLRLGSRGQAVRDLQEKLTNQGYHLGSIDGIFGPATENAVRKFQRDRGLTIDGIVGQNTLQALEKTTATVSSTTLRRGSRGEAVRSLQSDLHSLGYETGGIDGIFGPATERAVKSFQRTNGITVDGIVGNQTLSKLKQ; encoded by the coding sequence ATGAAGAAAGGGTTTATTTTATTGAGTGTTATAAGTTTAGTTCTATCTTTCTTTTTCTCACCATCTGTCAGTGCAATAAGCAATAATCAGTTTATCATTATTAACAAAGCGAGCAATGAATTAGCATTTTTTGAAGACAGCAAACTACAGAAGGTGTTTAGTGTAGGCACTGGTCGTGAGAACTCGATGACTCCCGAAGGAACATTTAAGATTGTAAATAAGATAAAAAATCGTCCATACTACAGCGGTAATATCGCCGGGGGTGATCCACAAAACCCACTAGGAGACCGTTGGCTAGGAATAAACGCCCGTGGCACTTGGGGAACAACGTATGCCATTCATGGGAACAATGACGCTAGCTCGATTGGAGGGTATGTAAGCGCAGGCTGTGTTCGTATGCACAATAGCGAAGTACATTGGCTATACGATCGAGTAAAAATCAATACACCTGTCATCATTACGAATTCTTCTCAATCATTTGCTGCTATTGCTGAAATGCATGGCTACACTGTAACAAGTAGTGAATCATCGTCGTCCGAAGTGCTTCGCTTAGGTAGCCGTGGTCAGGCTGTCCGAGATTTGCAAGAGAAATTAACGAATCAAGGTTATCATTTAGGCTCTATTGATGGCATTTTTGGTCCTGCAACAGAAAATGCTGTCCGTAAATTTCAGCGGGATCGTGGATTAACTATTGATGGTATTGTAGGGCAAAACACATTACAGGCATTGGAGAAAACGACAGCTACAGTTTCGAGTACAACATTGCGACGAGGTAGCCGTGGGGAAGCCGTTCGTTCGCTACAGTCAGATTTACATTCTCTAGGATATGAAACTGGTGGCATTGATGGCATTTTTGGTCCTGCAACAGAGCGTGCTGTCAAAAGCTTTCAGCGAACAAACGGCATCACTGTCGATGGTATTGTCGGAAATCAAACACTCTCTAAATTAAAACAATAG
- a CDS encoding methyl-accepting chemotaxis protein produces the protein MKKIRFGLQFKLSIAIILLIFIVISLQSTILGYVSSYVENHVLITVLTAIASIMITALGAYFIIRIVLRKPLQNLMEMAEAFANNDFTQDFSIKTKDEFQVIGESFQNASKTIQKITKETQRLSGQLQSESDVLRTTTDETKISSAQIASSMEQVASGTDQIGEDINAIVESAHEISSLNQEILASLEEANKSSEDVITAISNGHETINYSLNIAEEVKNTLSTTNQSVKRLVGQSEKIDAIINIINDIAEQTNLLALNASIEAARAGEHGRGFAVVADEVRKLAEQSSQSTSDIRELIQEVQHGISNIVNDNSESEKGILSLSNSVNDNHNVIKDIQSSATVIQAQIAEINDSMKGLAEGNDQIVQSTTNTASIMQQSRASYQEVASAAQQQKEAMEEVNAMFTSIHTLTKNMDNLLRNFKS, from the coding sequence GTGAAAAAAATACGTTTTGGTCTTCAGTTCAAACTAAGTATTGCCATTATTTTACTAATATTTATCGTTATTTCGCTTCAAAGTACGATTTTAGGTTATGTGTCTAGTTATGTGGAAAATCACGTTTTGATAACTGTACTAACCGCTATTGCAAGTATTATGATTACGGCGTTAGGTGCTTATTTTATCATTCGCATTGTGCTAAGAAAGCCACTTCAAAATCTGATGGAAATGGCAGAGGCATTTGCAAACAACGATTTTACTCAAGATTTTTCTATCAAAACGAAAGATGAGTTTCAAGTGATCGGGGAGTCATTCCAAAATGCATCAAAAACAATTCAAAAGATTACGAAGGAAACACAACGCTTAAGTGGACAATTGCAGTCAGAAAGCGATGTTCTAAGAACGACGACCGATGAAACGAAAATATCATCGGCACAAATTGCTTCGAGTATGGAGCAGGTTGCATCAGGTACAGACCAAATTGGTGAGGACATTAATGCGATTGTGGAGAGCGCACATGAAATATCAAGCTTAAACCAAGAAATTTTAGCAAGTTTAGAAGAAGCAAATAAATCTTCGGAGGATGTCATTACAGCCATTTCAAACGGGCACGAAACGATAAACTATTCTTTAAATATCGCAGAAGAAGTGAAAAATACACTATCTACTACGAATCAAAGTGTCAAAAGGCTTGTAGGACAGTCTGAGAAAATTGATGCAATTATTAACATTATTAACGATATTGCGGAACAAACAAATTTGTTAGCTTTGAATGCTTCTATTGAGGCGGCAAGAGCAGGGGAACATGGTAGAGGATTTGCGGTAGTTGCTGATGAGGTGAGGAAGTTAGCTGAACAATCGTCTCAATCGACGTCAGATATTCGTGAGCTTATTCAAGAAGTGCAGCACGGCATTAGTAATATCGTTAATGATAACAGTGAGAGTGAAAAAGGAATTTTATCGCTGTCAAACTCTGTGAACGATAATCATAATGTCATTAAAGACATTCAGTCTTCTGCTACTGTTATTCAAGCGCAAATTGCGGAAATCAACGACTCGATGAAAGGGTTAGCAGAAGGAAATGACCAAATAGTTCAATCGACAACGAATACAGCTAGTATTATGCAGCAGTCAAGGGCTAGCTATCAGGAAGTAGCCTCGGCAGCACAACAACAAAAGGAAGCGATGGAGGAAGTCAATGCAATGTTTACATCCATTCATACGTTAACAAAAAACATGGACAATCTTTTGCGAAATTTCAAATCGTAG
- a CDS encoding AEC family transporter: MGNFIFALSIIVLGLLVGRGIRLLFDKGKIQSFEKTHALLRKSTMTALLVVNPIILFAAFWYVQLDDLRLISLPALGLITLIMGGTLAIYASKKVLKLPAHKTGSMFTSGMFTNLGSFGALFCYVFLGEASLAFVALFRLFEDVLYYTVGFPVAQSYGEKKKEVKEKSAFMKIITNPFIVVTFVAILLGTILNLSPWDRPEFFATLNGILVPLFTILLVVPTGFSLMLNKTRGYLKEGFTITAIKYGIVPLIVIPLGLIVGLHTIYDGIPFKVLVILAFMPPGFSSLVPPQLFKLDVNLANSSWLINTVLLVITLPILYLVISFL, encoded by the coding sequence ATGGGGAACTTTATATTTGCACTATCGATTATTGTTTTAGGTCTTTTAGTAGGAAGAGGCATTCGTTTATTATTTGACAAAGGAAAAATACAATCATTTGAAAAAACGCATGCTTTATTAAGAAAATCAACAATGACAGCACTTTTAGTCGTGAATCCAATCATACTCTTCGCTGCATTTTGGTATGTACAATTGGACGATCTTCGCTTAATCTCCTTGCCTGCCTTAGGGCTAATTACCCTCATCATGGGAGGTACATTAGCTATATACGCATCGAAAAAAGTCTTAAAGCTTCCCGCTCATAAGACAGGATCAATGTTTACATCCGGCATGTTCACAAACTTAGGCAGCTTTGGCGCACTGTTTTGTTATGTCTTCCTAGGGGAAGCGAGTTTAGCCTTTGTGGCGTTATTTCGTTTATTCGAGGATGTTCTATATTACACAGTAGGCTTCCCAGTAGCTCAATCTTACGGAGAAAAAAAGAAAGAAGTAAAAGAAAAATCAGCATTTATGAAAATCATAACAAATCCTTTCATTGTCGTTACCTTTGTAGCAATATTACTCGGTACAATATTAAACCTATCACCGTGGGACCGTCCTGAATTTTTTGCAACATTAAACGGCATTTTAGTTCCTTTATTTACAATATTACTAGTCGTGCCAACTGGCTTTAGCTTAATGCTAAATAAAACACGGGGCTACTTAAAAGAGGGCTTTACTATCACAGCAATTAAGTATGGTATCGTTCCTTTAATTGTTATTCCTCTCGGCTTGATTGTGGGCCTTCACACAATCTACGATGGCATTCCATTTAAAGTACTCGTCATTTTAGCTTTTATGCCACCAGGATTCTCATCGTTAGTACCACCGCAGTTATTTAAACTAGACGTTAATTTAGCTAACTCAAGCTGGCTAATTAACACAGTTTTGTTAGTAATTACTTTACCGATTTTGTATTTAGTTATATCGTTTTTATAG
- a CDS encoding cold-shock protein: MEQGKVKWFNSEKGFGFIEREDGDDVFVHFSAIQGEGFKTLDEGQEVTFEIEEGQRGPQATNVNKV, encoded by the coding sequence ATGGAACAAGGTAAAGTAAAATGGTTTAACAGTGAAAAAGGTTTTGGATTTATTGAAAGAGAAGATGGAGACGATGTTTTCGTTCACTTCTCAGCTATTCAAGGAGAAGGCTTTAAGACCCTTGATGAAGGACAAGAGGTTACGTTTGAGATTGAAGAAGGACAACGTGGCCCGCAAGCTACAAACGTAAACAAAGTGTAA
- a CDS encoding helix-turn-helix domain-containing protein, producing the protein MVPIGKKILHYRKSIDMSQGELAEGICTQAFVSQIESGNAIPNIVIFRGLLNRLGVSYEYFFQEERPYASYFDEVEKAIDTLKRKRDYKGIKQFILGEKNKPCFQHVSGKQYMLWNLGICYTHIDRNIDIAIKHFHDALAVTGKSVNSSVLSEREVEILISIAITSGETKNYDYAIKLYKKALHVLRDRDQLLDEKILIRVYYNLSRTFGLKGNFQDALNHAWRGKSLCEQYDLLYLRGELLYQVGINKVELGYLEQGISYIEKCLPYFKLDEKNNPAIYEYVENKLKLLKKSLKVCDL; encoded by the coding sequence ATGGTTCCTATTGGAAAAAAGATATTACACTATCGTAAAAGCATTGATATGTCACAAGGTGAATTAGCGGAAGGCATTTGTACACAAGCGTTTGTAAGTCAAATTGAAAGTGGTAATGCGATTCCGAACATTGTTATTTTCAGAGGACTTCTCAATCGTTTGGGCGTATCTTATGAGTACTTTTTCCAAGAGGAACGACCATATGCTTCTTATTTTGATGAAGTAGAGAAAGCAATAGATACCCTTAAACGAAAGAGGGATTACAAAGGAATAAAGCAATTTATTTTAGGAGAAAAAAATAAACCTTGTTTTCAGCATGTAAGTGGTAAACAATACATGCTTTGGAATTTAGGGATTTGTTATACTCATATCGACCGGAATATAGATATCGCAATCAAACACTTTCATGACGCTTTAGCTGTAACAGGCAAATCAGTTAACAGTAGTGTACTTAGTGAAAGGGAAGTAGAGATTTTAATAAGCATAGCCATCACAAGTGGAGAAACAAAAAATTATGATTACGCTATAAAATTGTACAAGAAAGCGCTTCATGTGTTACGTGACAGAGATCAATTACTCGATGAAAAAATTTTAATTAGAGTGTACTATAACCTTTCTCGAACCTTTGGATTAAAAGGAAATTTTCAAGATGCTTTAAACCATGCCTGGCGAGGAAAAAGCTTATGTGAACAATATGACTTATTATATTTACGTGGTGAATTATTATATCAAGTCGGCATTAATAAGGTCGAGTTAGGCTATCTTGAGCAAGGGATTTCCTACATAGAAAAGTGTTTGCCTTATTTTAAATTAGATGAAAAAAATAATCCTGCGATCTACGAATACGTAGAAAACAAGCTGAAACTGCTAAAAAAATCATTAAAAGTTTGTGATTTGTGA
- a CDS encoding DUF5658 family protein — protein MAVAKRENDVNIESKKYNITNSLVMWIILLSFTDALFTDVGLRLNFIAEWNPFARFLYELNVGIFYLYKLLLPIVLYILYQYVYGNRLIDIAIYACFGLYAVINLYHLYWLGIVVFV, from the coding sequence ATGGCGGTAGCAAAGCGTGAAAATGACGTAAATATTGAATCGAAAAAATATAACATTACAAATTCGTTAGTTATGTGGATTATTTTATTAAGTTTTACAGATGCATTGTTTACCGACGTTGGCTTAAGATTAAACTTCATCGCAGAGTGGAATCCTTTCGCTAGATTTTTATATGAATTAAACGTAGGCATATTTTATTTATATAAATTACTATTACCAATTGTTTTATATATCTTATATCAATATGTATACGGTAATAGATTGATTGACATAGCGATATACGCTTGTTTCGGATTATATGCAGTAATAAACCTATATCACTTATATTGGTTAGGGATTGTTGTTTTTGTCTAA
- the ppc gene encoding phosphoenolpyruvate carboxylase, whose translation MIQTEDKNSLLRNDVKKLGNILGEILVHHGGISLFNKVEEIREMTKDLRKNYNEEAYNKLKEKINSLEAPTRQNVIRAFSIYFHLVNIAEQNHRIRRRRQYQLEEDHVVQPVSIESAVLSMKEHNYDRDVIQKVLNDLSIELIITAHPTEAAKRTILEIQKRISDILKQFDNPILTKREKLSLEESLFNEVTALWQTDELRHRKPTVIDEVKNGLYYFDETLFDVLPEIHQELEDQLDSYFPNSEWKVPNFLHFGSWIGGDRDGNPNVTPEITWETLRLQRKLALKKYKQAIVDLMRKFSQSTSRVTISEDLISSVEDEERIFLKKGETWPVDSEIYRRKFAIMQKRIKYVGQSTEIGYSHAEELLDDLKMIHKSAQNHQSSHHKLKSLEKLMRQVELFGFHLATLDIRNHSGEHESAIAEILKSVNITDDYSALPEDEKINILNDVLQDPRPVMLFHGDYSRETQEVIKVFQMIKEAHEEFGSRSIQVYLVSMTQSASDLLEVLVLAKEAGIYRLHADGYVESGLHVAPLLETIDDLVAGAEIMKQLFQMDVYRNHLEERGNHQEIMLGYSDGSKDGGTLTANWKLFKAQQEIHDMAKEFNVRLKFFHGRGGSLGRGGGPLNRSILSQPVETLGDGVKITEQGEVLSSRYLLQDIAYRNLEQASSALLEASAKVAGSNDHDHFREKSWELAMEDISKVSLEKYQSLVFGDQDFLTYFKQTTPLRELAALNIGSRPMKRKGSERFEDLRAIPWVFAWTQCRQNLPAWYAAGSGLQAFVSKEKENLSLLQTMYQQWPFFEVTINNLQMALLKADLTTAKEYINLIEDKAIGDRIFGNITEEYHRTREVLLQITGNNELLDHTPNIQESFHRRNPYVDPLNFLQVDLIQKMRSLDEEDPQMEELLTEVLLTISGVAAGLLNTG comes from the coding sequence ATGATACAAACTGAAGATAAAAACTCTCTATTACGAAATGATGTCAAAAAGCTAGGAAATATATTAGGTGAAATTCTTGTTCATCACGGTGGGATTTCTCTTTTCAACAAAGTAGAAGAAATACGTGAAATGACAAAGGATCTTCGTAAAAATTATAATGAAGAAGCATACAATAAATTAAAGGAAAAGATTAATAGTCTCGAAGCACCGACACGTCAAAATGTTATTCGCGCATTTTCAATCTATTTTCATTTAGTTAATATTGCCGAGCAAAATCACCGTATACGTAGACGTCGTCAATATCAACTAGAGGAAGATCATGTTGTACAACCGGTGTCGATTGAAAGTGCAGTTCTATCTATGAAAGAGCATAATTACGATCGAGACGTCATTCAGAAAGTATTAAACGACTTATCTATTGAACTTATTATTACAGCTCACCCTACAGAGGCTGCGAAGCGAACAATTCTAGAAATACAAAAACGTATATCAGATATACTTAAACAATTTGATAATCCAATATTAACAAAGCGAGAAAAACTATCATTAGAGGAAAGTTTATTTAATGAAGTGACCGCTTTATGGCAAACGGATGAACTCCGTCATCGCAAGCCTACAGTAATTGATGAAGTGAAGAATGGACTATATTACTTTGATGAAACGTTATTTGACGTGTTGCCGGAAATTCATCAAGAGTTAGAGGATCAACTCGATTCCTATTTTCCTAACAGTGAGTGGAAGGTACCTAACTTCCTGCACTTCGGTTCCTGGATCGGTGGAGACCGCGATGGGAATCCTAATGTAACTCCAGAGATTACATGGGAAACGTTAAGATTACAAAGAAAGCTTGCACTGAAAAAGTATAAACAAGCAATCGTTGATTTAATGAGAAAATTTAGTCAGTCTACATCCCGTGTCACTATTAGTGAGGATTTAATCTCTTCTGTAGAGGATGAAGAAAGAATCTTCTTAAAAAAGGGAGAAACATGGCCAGTAGATTCAGAAATTTATCGCCGAAAGTTTGCTATTATGCAAAAGCGTATTAAATATGTTGGTCAATCTACAGAAATCGGCTATTCTCATGCAGAAGAGCTATTAGATGATTTAAAGATGATTCATAAAAGTGCACAAAATCATCAATCGTCTCACCATAAGTTAAAATCATTAGAGAAGCTCATGCGCCAAGTTGAACTATTTGGCTTCCACTTAGCAACTTTAGATATTAGAAACCACAGTGGTGAGCATGAATCAGCGATAGCGGAGATTCTTAAATCTGTAAACATTACAGATGACTATTCAGCGCTTCCTGAGGACGAAAAAATTAACATCTTAAATGATGTGTTACAGGACCCAAGACCAGTGATGCTGTTCCATGGCGATTATTCAAGAGAAACGCAAGAAGTAATTAAAGTGTTTCAAATGATCAAGGAGGCACACGAAGAGTTTGGAAGTCGTTCTATTCAAGTTTATCTCGTAAGTATGACACAATCCGCTAGTGACCTACTAGAGGTTCTCGTTCTTGCAAAGGAAGCAGGCATTTATCGACTACACGCTGATGGATATGTCGAAAGTGGCCTTCATGTAGCGCCTCTACTTGAAACGATAGATGATTTAGTTGCAGGTGCAGAAATCATGAAGCAATTATTCCAAATGGACGTGTATCGAAACCATCTTGAAGAGCGAGGTAATCATCAGGAGATTATGCTCGGCTATTCAGATGGAAGTAAAGATGGCGGTACGTTAACAGCTAATTGGAAGCTTTTTAAAGCGCAACAAGAAATTCATGATATGGCAAAAGAATTTAATGTTCGCTTGAAATTTTTCCACGGACGCGGTGGTTCTTTAGGTCGAGGTGGTGGACCTTTAAATAGAAGTATACTATCTCAGCCTGTAGAAACTTTAGGAGATGGCGTAAAAATTACCGAGCAAGGTGAGGTCTTATCTTCTAGATATTTATTACAGGATATTGCTTATCGTAATCTAGAGCAGGCGTCTTCAGCACTGTTAGAAGCTTCTGCAAAGGTTGCAGGCTCTAATGATCATGACCATTTCCGTGAAAAATCATGGGAATTGGCGATGGAAGACATATCGAAAGTCTCACTAGAAAAATACCAATCACTCGTTTTTGGTGATCAAGATTTCTTAACTTATTTTAAACAAACGACACCGTTGCGTGAGCTTGCTGCGCTTAATATCGGCTCCCGTCCGATGAAACGTAAAGGCAGCGAGAGATTCGAAGATTTACGTGCCATTCCGTGGGTGTTTGCTTGGACGCAATGTCGTCAAAACTTACCAGCATGGTATGCTGCTGGATCGGGACTACAAGCATTTGTTTCAAAAGAGAAAGAAAACTTATCCCTCTTACAAACAATGTATCAACAATGGCCATTCTTTGAAGTTACGATTAACAATCTTCAAATGGCATTACTAAAAGCTGACTTAACAACGGCAAAGGAATATATTAATCTCATCGAAGACAAAGCCATTGGAGATAGAATCTTTGGAAATATCACTGAGGAGTACCACCGTACAAGAGAGGTGCTTTTACAAATTACAGGTAATAATGAATTACTTGATCACACTCCAAATATACAAGAGTCCTTCCATAGAAGGAATCCATATGTTGATCCATTAAACTTCCTTCAAGTCGATCTTATTCAAAAAATGCGTTCTTTAGATGAAGAAGATCCACAAATGGAAGAACTGCTAACCGAGGTTTTATTAACTATTAGCGGTGTCGCTGCAGGTTTATTAAATACTGGATGA